Proteins encoded by one window of Arachis ipaensis cultivar K30076 chromosome B04, Araip1.1, whole genome shotgun sequence:
- the LOC107638403 gene encoding protein trichome birefringence-like 16 isoform X4 yields MKTGLNGLKGKEITLITIVVMSATIILWNWEKTPRLTALFPPQDPLQLSSEILSSVPDEVKHPSYVSDEEKHPSSVSDVVKHPSRVSDVVKHPSSVSNEANQSFNVSDEEVEHDRISEAGKNHAIQTFPNPTAHKTERNEAQAERTSKQEENIKHPTNEDPQRSSLISGEDKNSNKATESKVCNYAKGKWVLDDKRPLYSGFHCKQWLSAMWACRMMQRTDFTYEKLRWQPNDCQMEEFEGSKFLTSFCAFRMQSKTLAFVGDSLGRQQFQSLMCMVTGGKEAPDVQDVGAEYGLVLTEGNSRPSGWAYRFPSTNTTILYYWSASLCDIEPIDINNPETEYAMHLDRPPAFLRQYLHRFDVLVLNTGHHWNRGKLNANKWVMHVGGKPNTNRKIAVIWVAKNLTIHSIVSWVNSQLPKYPGLKAFYRSISPRHFFGGEWNTGGSCDNTTPMSIGKEILGEESTDQSAASAVKGTGVKLLDITALSQLRDEAHISRYSLTAQPGVQDCLHWCLPGVPDTWNELIFAQI; encoded by the exons ATGAAGACAGGCTTAAATGGGTTGAAGGGTAAAGAAATTACTCTTATTACCATTGTTGTCATGTCTGCAACTATCATTTTGTGGAACTGGGAGAAAACACCCCGTCTTACTGCCCTTTTCCCTCCGCAAGATCCATTGCAGCTGTCTTCAG AAATACTTTCAAGTGTGCCAGATGAAGTAAAACATCCTTCGTATGTATCAGATGAAGAAAAACATCCTTCAAGTGTGTCAGATGTAGTAAAACATCCTTCAAGAGTGTCAGATGTAGTAAAACATCCTTCCAGTGTGTCAAATGAAGCAAATCAGTCTTTCAATGTGTCAGATGAAGAAGTAGAACATGACAGAATTTCGGAAGCTGGGAaaaatcatgctatacaaacttttCCGAATCCAACAGCGCATAAGACTGAAAGGAATGAAGCACAGGCGGAGAGAActtcaaaacaagaagaaaatataaaacatcCAACAAACGAAGATCCACAAAGAAGCTCTTTAATTAGTGGAGAAGACAAGAATTCAAATAAGGCTACAGAGAGTAAAG TCTGTAACTATGCAAAAGGAAAATGGGTTCTAGATGACAAGCGGCCTTTGTATTCTGGATTTCATTGCAAACAGTGGCTGTCAGCGATGTGGGCATGCCGCATGATGCAACGTACTGATTTTACTTATGAGAAGCTCAGATGGCAGCCAAATGATTGTCAAATGGAGGAATTTGAAGGTTCTAAATTTTTGACAAG CTTTTGTGCATTCAGGATGCAAAGCAAAACTCTAGCATTTGTTGGAGACTCATTGGGCCGGCAGCAGTTCCAGTCTTTAATGTGCATGGTCACTGGTGGTAAGGAGGCCCCTGATGTACAAGATGTGGGTGCAGAGTATGGATTGGTTCTGACAGAGGGAAATTCCCGCCCTAGTGGATGGGCTTACCGTTTCCCAAGCACCAATACTACCATTCTCTACTACTGGTCAGCAAGTCTCTGTGATATTGAACCAATTGACATAAACAACCCAGaaacagagtatgcaatgcacCTGGATCGGCCACCGGCATTTTTGCGCCAGTACCTTCACAGGTTTGATGTACTGGTTCTCAACACAGGTCACCATTGGAATCGAGGAAAGCTCAATGCTAACAAATGGGTAATGCATGTTGGGGGGAAGCCAAATACCAATAGGAAAATAGCAGTGATATGGGTTGCCAAGAATCTTACAATTCATAGCATTGTTAGTTGGGTGAATTCACAGCTCCCAAAGTACCCTGGTCTGAAGGCCTTTTATCGGTCCATTTCTCCTAGGCATTTTTTTGGTGGGGAGTGGAACACTGGAGGCAGTTGTGACAACACCACACCAATGTCAATAGGAAAGGAAATATTGGGTGAAGAGTCTACTGATCAAAGTGCTGCAAGTGCAGTGAAAGGAACAGGAGTGAAGCTCTTGGACATAACAGCTCTTTCTCAGCTTAGGGACGAGGCTCATATATCACGGTACAGCCTGACAGCACAGCCAGGCGTGCAAGATTGCTTACACTGGTGTTTGCCGGGTGTTCCTGATACATGGAATGAACTAATCTTTGCACAGATCTAG
- the LOC107638403 gene encoding protein trichome birefringence-like 14 isoform X1, translating into MHAGLGNLQQKMTRVRMKTGLNGLKGKEITLITIVVMSATIILWNWEKTPRLTALFPPQDPLQLSSEILSSVPDEVKHPSYVSDEEKHPSSVSDVVKHPSRVSDVVKHPSSVSNEANQSFNVSDEEVEHDRISEAGKNHAIQTFPNPTAHKTERNEAQAERTSKQEENIKHPTNEDPQRSSLISGEDKNSNKATESKVCNYAKGKWVLDDKRPLYSGFHCKQWLSAMWACRMMQRTDFTYEKLRWQPNDCQMEEFEGSKFLTSFCAFRMQSKTLAFVGDSLGRQQFQSLMCMVTGGKEAPDVQDVGAEYGLVLTEGNSRPSGWAYRFPSTNTTILYYWSASLCDIEPIDINNPETEYAMHLDRPPAFLRQYLHRFDVLVLNTGHHWNRGKLNANKWVMHVGGKPNTNRKIAVIWVAKNLTIHSIVSWVNSQLPKYPGLKAFYRSISPRHFFGGEWNTGGSCDNTTPMSIGKEILGEESTDQSAASAVKGTGVKLLDITALSQLRDEAHISRYSLTAQPGVQDCLHWCLPGVPDTWNELIFAQI; encoded by the exons GATGAAGACAGGCTTAAATGGGTTGAAGGGTAAAGAAATTACTCTTATTACCATTGTTGTCATGTCTGCAACTATCATTTTGTGGAACTGGGAGAAAACACCCCGTCTTACTGCCCTTTTCCCTCCGCAAGATCCATTGCAGCTGTCTTCAG AAATACTTTCAAGTGTGCCAGATGAAGTAAAACATCCTTCGTATGTATCAGATGAAGAAAAACATCCTTCAAGTGTGTCAGATGTAGTAAAACATCCTTCAAGAGTGTCAGATGTAGTAAAACATCCTTCCAGTGTGTCAAATGAAGCAAATCAGTCTTTCAATGTGTCAGATGAAGAAGTAGAACATGACAGAATTTCGGAAGCTGGGAaaaatcatgctatacaaacttttCCGAATCCAACAGCGCATAAGACTGAAAGGAATGAAGCACAGGCGGAGAGAActtcaaaacaagaagaaaatataaaacatcCAACAAACGAAGATCCACAAAGAAGCTCTTTAATTAGTGGAGAAGACAAGAATTCAAATAAGGCTACAGAGAGTAAAG TCTGTAACTATGCAAAAGGAAAATGGGTTCTAGATGACAAGCGGCCTTTGTATTCTGGATTTCATTGCAAACAGTGGCTGTCAGCGATGTGGGCATGCCGCATGATGCAACGTACTGATTTTACTTATGAGAAGCTCAGATGGCAGCCAAATGATTGTCAAATGGAGGAATTTGAAGGTTCTAAATTTTTGACAAG CTTTTGTGCATTCAGGATGCAAAGCAAAACTCTAGCATTTGTTGGAGACTCATTGGGCCGGCAGCAGTTCCAGTCTTTAATGTGCATGGTCACTGGTGGTAAGGAGGCCCCTGATGTACAAGATGTGGGTGCAGAGTATGGATTGGTTCTGACAGAGGGAAATTCCCGCCCTAGTGGATGGGCTTACCGTTTCCCAAGCACCAATACTACCATTCTCTACTACTGGTCAGCAAGTCTCTGTGATATTGAACCAATTGACATAAACAACCCAGaaacagagtatgcaatgcacCTGGATCGGCCACCGGCATTTTTGCGCCAGTACCTTCACAGGTTTGATGTACTGGTTCTCAACACAGGTCACCATTGGAATCGAGGAAAGCTCAATGCTAACAAATGGGTAATGCATGTTGGGGGGAAGCCAAATACCAATAGGAAAATAGCAGTGATATGGGTTGCCAAGAATCTTACAATTCATAGCATTGTTAGTTGGGTGAATTCACAGCTCCCAAAGTACCCTGGTCTGAAGGCCTTTTATCGGTCCATTTCTCCTAGGCATTTTTTTGGTGGGGAGTGGAACACTGGAGGCAGTTGTGACAACACCACACCAATGTCAATAGGAAAGGAAATATTGGGTGAAGAGTCTACTGATCAAAGTGCTGCAAGTGCAGTGAAAGGAACAGGAGTGAAGCTCTTGGACATAACAGCTCTTTCTCAGCTTAGGGACGAGGCTCATATATCACGGTACAGCCTGACAGCACAGCCAGGCGTGCAAGATTGCTTACACTGGTGTTTGCCGGGTGTTCCTGATACATGGAATGAACTAATCTTTGCACAGATCTAG
- the LOC107638403 gene encoding protein trichome birefringence-like 16 isoform X3 yields the protein MGRMKTGLNGLKGKEITLITIVVMSATIILWNWEKTPRLTALFPPQDPLQLSSEILSSVPDEVKHPSYVSDEEKHPSSVSDVVKHPSRVSDVVKHPSSVSNEANQSFNVSDEEVEHDRISEAGKNHAIQTFPNPTAHKTERNEAQAERTSKQEENIKHPTNEDPQRSSLISGEDKNSNKATESKVCNYAKGKWVLDDKRPLYSGFHCKQWLSAMWACRMMQRTDFTYEKLRWQPNDCQMEEFEGSKFLTSFCAFRMQSKTLAFVGDSLGRQQFQSLMCMVTGGKEAPDVQDVGAEYGLVLTEGNSRPSGWAYRFPSTNTTILYYWSASLCDIEPIDINNPETEYAMHLDRPPAFLRQYLHRFDVLVLNTGHHWNRGKLNANKWVMHVGGKPNTNRKIAVIWVAKNLTIHSIVSWVNSQLPKYPGLKAFYRSISPRHFFGGEWNTGGSCDNTTPMSIGKEILGEESTDQSAASAVKGTGVKLLDITALSQLRDEAHISRYSLTAQPGVQDCLHWCLPGVPDTWNELIFAQI from the exons GATGAAGACAGGCTTAAATGGGTTGAAGGGTAAAGAAATTACTCTTATTACCATTGTTGTCATGTCTGCAACTATCATTTTGTGGAACTGGGAGAAAACACCCCGTCTTACTGCCCTTTTCCCTCCGCAAGATCCATTGCAGCTGTCTTCAG AAATACTTTCAAGTGTGCCAGATGAAGTAAAACATCCTTCGTATGTATCAGATGAAGAAAAACATCCTTCAAGTGTGTCAGATGTAGTAAAACATCCTTCAAGAGTGTCAGATGTAGTAAAACATCCTTCCAGTGTGTCAAATGAAGCAAATCAGTCTTTCAATGTGTCAGATGAAGAAGTAGAACATGACAGAATTTCGGAAGCTGGGAaaaatcatgctatacaaacttttCCGAATCCAACAGCGCATAAGACTGAAAGGAATGAAGCACAGGCGGAGAGAActtcaaaacaagaagaaaatataaaacatcCAACAAACGAAGATCCACAAAGAAGCTCTTTAATTAGTGGAGAAGACAAGAATTCAAATAAGGCTACAGAGAGTAAAG TCTGTAACTATGCAAAAGGAAAATGGGTTCTAGATGACAAGCGGCCTTTGTATTCTGGATTTCATTGCAAACAGTGGCTGTCAGCGATGTGGGCATGCCGCATGATGCAACGTACTGATTTTACTTATGAGAAGCTCAGATGGCAGCCAAATGATTGTCAAATGGAGGAATTTGAAGGTTCTAAATTTTTGACAAG CTTTTGTGCATTCAGGATGCAAAGCAAAACTCTAGCATTTGTTGGAGACTCATTGGGCCGGCAGCAGTTCCAGTCTTTAATGTGCATGGTCACTGGTGGTAAGGAGGCCCCTGATGTACAAGATGTGGGTGCAGAGTATGGATTGGTTCTGACAGAGGGAAATTCCCGCCCTAGTGGATGGGCTTACCGTTTCCCAAGCACCAATACTACCATTCTCTACTACTGGTCAGCAAGTCTCTGTGATATTGAACCAATTGACATAAACAACCCAGaaacagagtatgcaatgcacCTGGATCGGCCACCGGCATTTTTGCGCCAGTACCTTCACAGGTTTGATGTACTGGTTCTCAACACAGGTCACCATTGGAATCGAGGAAAGCTCAATGCTAACAAATGGGTAATGCATGTTGGGGGGAAGCCAAATACCAATAGGAAAATAGCAGTGATATGGGTTGCCAAGAATCTTACAATTCATAGCATTGTTAGTTGGGTGAATTCACAGCTCCCAAAGTACCCTGGTCTGAAGGCCTTTTATCGGTCCATTTCTCCTAGGCATTTTTTTGGTGGGGAGTGGAACACTGGAGGCAGTTGTGACAACACCACACCAATGTCAATAGGAAAGGAAATATTGGGTGAAGAGTCTACTGATCAAAGTGCTGCAAGTGCAGTGAAAGGAACAGGAGTGAAGCTCTTGGACATAACAGCTCTTTCTCAGCTTAGGGACGAGGCTCATATATCACGGTACAGCCTGACAGCACAGCCAGGCGTGCAAGATTGCTTACACTGGTGTTTGCCGGGTGTTCCTGATACATGGAATGAACTAATCTTTGCACAGATCTAG
- the LOC107638403 gene encoding protein trichome birefringence-like 14 isoform X2 translates to MHAGLGNLQQKMTRVRMKTGLNGLKGKEITLITIVVMSATIILWNWEKTPRLTALFPPQDPLQLSSEILSSVPDEVKHPSYVSDEEKHPSSVSDVVKHPSRVSDVVKHPSSVSNEANQSFNVSDEEVEHDRISEAGKNHAIQTFPNPTAHKTERNEAQAERTSKQEENIKHPTNEDPQRSSLISGEDKNSNKATESKVCNYAKGKWVLDDKRPLYSGFHCKQWLSAMWACRMMQRTDFTYEKLRWQPNDCQMEEFEGSKFLTRMQSKTLAFVGDSLGRQQFQSLMCMVTGGKEAPDVQDVGAEYGLVLTEGNSRPSGWAYRFPSTNTTILYYWSASLCDIEPIDINNPETEYAMHLDRPPAFLRQYLHRFDVLVLNTGHHWNRGKLNANKWVMHVGGKPNTNRKIAVIWVAKNLTIHSIVSWVNSQLPKYPGLKAFYRSISPRHFFGGEWNTGGSCDNTTPMSIGKEILGEESTDQSAASAVKGTGVKLLDITALSQLRDEAHISRYSLTAQPGVQDCLHWCLPGVPDTWNELIFAQI, encoded by the exons GATGAAGACAGGCTTAAATGGGTTGAAGGGTAAAGAAATTACTCTTATTACCATTGTTGTCATGTCTGCAACTATCATTTTGTGGAACTGGGAGAAAACACCCCGTCTTACTGCCCTTTTCCCTCCGCAAGATCCATTGCAGCTGTCTTCAG AAATACTTTCAAGTGTGCCAGATGAAGTAAAACATCCTTCGTATGTATCAGATGAAGAAAAACATCCTTCAAGTGTGTCAGATGTAGTAAAACATCCTTCAAGAGTGTCAGATGTAGTAAAACATCCTTCCAGTGTGTCAAATGAAGCAAATCAGTCTTTCAATGTGTCAGATGAAGAAGTAGAACATGACAGAATTTCGGAAGCTGGGAaaaatcatgctatacaaacttttCCGAATCCAACAGCGCATAAGACTGAAAGGAATGAAGCACAGGCGGAGAGAActtcaaaacaagaagaaaatataaaacatcCAACAAACGAAGATCCACAAAGAAGCTCTTTAATTAGTGGAGAAGACAAGAATTCAAATAAGGCTACAGAGAGTAAAG TCTGTAACTATGCAAAAGGAAAATGGGTTCTAGATGACAAGCGGCCTTTGTATTCTGGATTTCATTGCAAACAGTGGCTGTCAGCGATGTGGGCATGCCGCATGATGCAACGTACTGATTTTACTTATGAGAAGCTCAGATGGCAGCCAAATGATTGTCAAATGGAGGAATTTGAAGGTTCTAAATTTTTGACAAG GATGCAAAGCAAAACTCTAGCATTTGTTGGAGACTCATTGGGCCGGCAGCAGTTCCAGTCTTTAATGTGCATGGTCACTGGTGGTAAGGAGGCCCCTGATGTACAAGATGTGGGTGCAGAGTATGGATTGGTTCTGACAGAGGGAAATTCCCGCCCTAGTGGATGGGCTTACCGTTTCCCAAGCACCAATACTACCATTCTCTACTACTGGTCAGCAAGTCTCTGTGATATTGAACCAATTGACATAAACAACCCAGaaacagagtatgcaatgcacCTGGATCGGCCACCGGCATTTTTGCGCCAGTACCTTCACAGGTTTGATGTACTGGTTCTCAACACAGGTCACCATTGGAATCGAGGAAAGCTCAATGCTAACAAATGGGTAATGCATGTTGGGGGGAAGCCAAATACCAATAGGAAAATAGCAGTGATATGGGTTGCCAAGAATCTTACAATTCATAGCATTGTTAGTTGGGTGAATTCACAGCTCCCAAAGTACCCTGGTCTGAAGGCCTTTTATCGGTCCATTTCTCCTAGGCATTTTTTTGGTGGGGAGTGGAACACTGGAGGCAGTTGTGACAACACCACACCAATGTCAATAGGAAAGGAAATATTGGGTGAAGAGTCTACTGATCAAAGTGCTGCAAGTGCAGTGAAAGGAACAGGAGTGAAGCTCTTGGACATAACAGCTCTTTCTCAGCTTAGGGACGAGGCTCATATATCACGGTACAGCCTGACAGCACAGCCAGGCGTGCAAGATTGCTTACACTGGTGTTTGCCGGGTGTTCCTGATACATGGAATGAACTAATCTTTGCACAGATCTAG